TGGTATTGCCTTTCTGAACCTCAGTATCAATCTATTCGATAATCCAGCGATAAAACATAATACAGGAATCCATATAATACTTGTGAACCCCTGCTCCTACTTATTTCATTTACCATTCACTGAATTACCAAATAAACATTATACTTCACACCGTTACAAACTGCCTATAAATGCAATCTGTGTCCTTTCATTTTCAATTTATAAACCTATTTTACTGTGCTTTCATGCATTTGTCAATCACAAGGATCTTAAGACACTAATCAGAAAGTAGCAGATCAAATCTAGGCATTCAATCCGCTACTTTCCATAAAATTAAAGGTTACCTAATATTTTTGAAACCAGTGTTACTGCAGATTGCGCATCCGGTGAATAACCATCTGCTCCGATTTCAATGGAATAGCTGTCCGTTATTACTGCTCCTCCAATGATAATCTTACTTGTAACACCATTTTCCTTTGCTAATTCTACGACGCGCTTCATCTCAACCATAGTAGTTGTCATCAGTGCGGACAATGCGATAATATCCGCCTTTTCTCTGATAGCTGTCTGAATTATGGTCTCGCTGGGCACATCCTTGCCCAGATCAATTACTCTATAACCATAGTTTTTCAGCATAAGCGAAACAAGGTTCTTACCGATATCATGAATATCACCGGCAACCGTAGCAATTACAATCGTACCCTTGCTGCTTTCTTGATTCTCCTTTTGAAGCAGAGGCTCCAGATAATCAATTGCCATTTTCATTGTCTCGGCACCTGCTATGAGCTGAGGGAGAAAATACCTCTGGCTTTCATATAATTGTCCCACCTCATTGATGGCAGGAATTAATGTCTTCTCAATCAATTCATTGGGCTTAATACCAGTACTTAAGGCATCCTCTACCAATGCAATGATATTCTTTTTCTTTCCTTTTACAACTGCTTCAAAGACAGAAGGAACCAAATCTGAAGAGTTCTTTTTCATCTCTTCTTCCTTCACATTCTGCACTTCAGGTTTTTCCTGATTGGCAGAGCCTACTGATATCGTTGCCGGTCTCATGGTTACTCTGTCAATATAGCGTTCTGCTCCATCCTCAACACCACGAAGAAGATCGGATGCAAAGGCAGTATTCATCAATAAATCCTGAGAAGGATTTGCAATCGCCATCGTAAGTCCTGCTTGAATTGCAAATGCCAGGAAGGTACTATTGATAAACTGCCGTTCCGGCAGGCCAAAGGATATATTGGAAAGTCCAATGATTGTGGCAAGCTGTAGCTCATCCTTACAATATCGAATCGTCTCCAGCGCTTCTATAGAAGCATTTTTATTAGCACCTACGGTATTCACAAGACCATCTACAATAATATCTTCCTTTGCTAATCCGCATTCCAGCGCACGATCAATTATGGTATGAATTATTTGCTTCTTTTCCTCCAGGTTCTTTGGCATTCCCTGATCAGATAAAGGAAGCAGTATAAACATAGCTCCATATTTCTTAGCAATCGGAATCAGATTGTCGTACTTTGCTTTTTCCAAAGAAATAGAATTAATAAGTGCACGGCCGGGATAAAGTCGTAACGCTGCCTCTATTACTTCCACATGGCTGGAATCGATACACAGTGGTGTATCTGCTGCAAGCAGAGCCTCCTGCATAGCTAATAGCATAATCTGCTTCTCATCGATTCCGTTCATTCCTACATTGATATCCAGAACTTGCGCGCCAAGTGCTACCTGTTCTTCAGCGAAGCGGGAGACGATGGACATATTCTCTTCCCGAAGCTCTGCCTGCAGATCCTTCTTTCCCGTAGGGTTAATGCGTTCACCCACAATCATAAACGGACCGGAGAGCGGTATTTCTACCGTCTTACTCTCTGTGGTTAATGCACGTATATGCGCTTTGCTTATCGCAGGTGGCTGGATATTCTTAACTCTTTCCACCAACTGTTTGATGTGTCTCGGTGTAGAGCCACAGCAGCCTCCGACAATACTTGCTCCTGCTTTTACGATTTCCTCCATCTCTGCTGCAAAGTCTTCTGCTTCCAACGGAAATACCGTTTTGCCATTCACCAGCTTCGGAATTCCAGCATTGGGCTTTGCCATAATCGGAATATATGCATAACGCTTCATTTCTCTGACGATTTCTATCATTTTATCCGGGCCGGTGGAGCAATTAACACCTACTGCATCTGCACCCATGCTTTGTAATACGATGATTGCTGTCTTCGGGTCCGTTCCAAAGATGGTTCTGTTCATTTCATTATACGTAAGGGATATAATTACGGGAAGATCACAGGTTTCTTTCACCGCAAGCAATGCTGCACGGCACTCCTGCAGGCTCATCATCGTCTCGATTACAATTAAATCCACTCCGCAAGGAAGGATATAGCCTAATTGCTGCTTATATACATCAACCAACTCTTCAAAAGGCAGAGGACCTACCGGCTGAACCTGCACGCCGGTCATCGTTAAATCGGCTGCAATATAGACCTTTCTATTACTCCCACAACGGCTGTAATACCTTTTTACTGCCTCGTAGGATAATCCTACCAGTTCCCGGTTGAAATCCTCAAGCTTCTCTGCCATTCCATATTCCGCCAGCTTAATTCTGTTAGCAGTAAAGGTCGGTGCAAATATAATATCCGAACCTGCTTCCAAGAACTCTGTCTGAAGTTCTATTAATACTTCTGGATTATCTAATATCCATTGCTCAGGGCAAACACCCGTGGGCATTCCTCTTTGTTGAAGATTACTTCCGGTTGCTCCATCTACAAACATGATTCTTGACTGAACCAGGGATTGAAATTCCTTTTTTGTCATTGCATATCCTCCTTACGCATGATTTTATCCATTAAGCTGACCCGGTTAAACGGAAGCATAAAATAATACCCATCTGCCACCGTCTCCAACATATCCATTATTTCTCTAGCAATAGAAGCACCCACATTTTCTGCTTCCTCTCTGGACATATTCGGGTTGTATCGATTTAATATATGATCCGGTACATGAATACCACTAATTTCGTTCTTGATGAATAACGCATTTCGATAGCTTACCAGGGGCATAATGCCACATAATATTTTCGTATCAACCCTTTCCTTGATACTGCGTATACGCATAACATCCTCTTCCGAATAAATGGGCTGAGTCAAAAAATACTTAGCACCCGCCTCCATCTTGCGTCTCATTCTGTCCACTACCTTATCAACTGTTCCTCTTCTATAATTAAGGGCTCCTCCGTAGAAGATGGGCTCATCAGAAAAATGCTCCTCATTCATTTCCCGTATATAATCCATAAGCTGTACGGAATTATAATCAAAGACTCCGGTAGTAGATACTCTGCTTTCTCCCGGTACCGGATCACCTGTGACCACCAACATGTTACGGATACCATGAATATAGGCACCCAGCAGCGTAGAGCGCATCGATATCATATTACGATCCCTACAACAGATATGGGGCATGACAGGTAGTTGCGTCTCACCTGCAATTTTTATACTCATTAGTACTGAATCAACACGACTTCTACCCATTGGTGAATCAGCAAAGGTAATGATATCTGCTCCGCTATGCTTAAGTTTATGAGCACACTCCATCACCTGATCAATGTTCGCATCATACGGAGGATCTAATTCCACTGCTATTACCTTATCTTTGCTATCAAACAGCCGATAGAAGGTATTCTCCTTCACCGCCGGGGCAGCCATTTCTCTCCTGCTTCGGGGTTGTTTCACCAGCGGTGTATAAGCATTTGAACGTAGCATATCATTAATGTCGGCTATATATTCCGGTGTTGTTCCACAGCACCCTCCAATGATATCAATCCCTAACTCAGCAATCCGCTTCATATTGTCTGCGAAATACCGGGCATTGTCCATGAAGACCATACGATTTTGCATTTGCTCCGGATAACCTGCATTGGGTGCTGCGTAACTATTTTTACCTTCAGGGAAGGTAACCTTTTGTAGAATTTGATGCATATGTCCGGAACCAATTCCACAATTAAAGCCACAAGCGTCAATTTCATCAATCTGGGCTATCTTATCCATCAAACGTGTTGCACTGATTCCTGCCGCGGAATACCCGTTTTTATTCACGGAAAAGCTTGTAAGAAGGAACATATCCTGTCTCTTTTCCTTTATGTAGGGAGCCAGCTTTTCAATATAGTTCGTTGAGGAAAAGGTTTCAAAATGAATACCATCCATTCCTTGTTCTAAAAAAATGTCACATAAAAGCCGGTATTCTTCCAGAATATCCTTCTCATTCGAATCGGCGTTCTCAGGAATCGGACCGATGTCTCCCAGAATCCAAATCCTTTCAGATATCATTAATTCAGTAGATGATTCCTCCACTGCTTTTTTCGCGATTTGACACGCGGCTATGACCAATTCCCGTTGCTCTTCCTTATTTCGTTGTAATACTGTCCGATTGGCTGCAAAGGTATTCGTACGAATTAATCTGGCTCCGGATTTGATATACTCCTTATGAATTTGCTTAATCACTTCCGGTTCTGTTATATTAGCATATTCCGAAATAATCCTATCCTGATTTTTAATCAGGGAATAGTAGGTTCCCATGGATCCATCCGGAATCAATCTATGTTCTTTTAAATACTGCTTCATTCCCTCATTCCTCCATGAAATGCCACCTATGGCCAGCAAACCAATATGTTATCTTTGTTACAGCAAAGTACTGGGTAGCAAAAACATTTTACCCATTATATATCATTCTTTCCTACACCACAAGTATTTTCACAATATTGAAGGAAGAAAGTTACAGATAGCTTATATTCGGATACCGACAGGATAAGAGCCAGTATTCTCCTATACTATATTAAAAAAGTAAGAATAATAGAGTTCTACCTTTTATCTTTTCGATTTCTATATTCTATGATATAATACCTTGAGTATTTTCAATCTAATATATCACTTTGAATGTTTCAATTACAGGATTAATATTACATATATCACTCATATGAAATTACAACCCAATTGAGGGAACGGAGACACACATGAATAAAATGAAATTATTAAAGATAATTACCATACTTATTCCAGTTCTCATGGCTATGTTATTTGCAGTCCATGAATATATTCTTAACTGGTTTATTAATCTTCCGCGTTGTCCTGCTGTAAGATGGTTCGATATCTATTGTCCTGCCTGTGGCAATACCCGAAGTACCATTGCTTTACTTCACGGAGATATGCTTACATCTCTGCGATACAATATTGTACCTTTGATACTAGCTGTTCTACTGCTGGCTTCGTATATCGAGTTAGTAACTTACAGCTTTGGAAGACACATACGGCTTCTTCCAAGAAAGCTAGGCTTCTATATCATACTTATCATATTACTCATGGCATACTTCATCATTCGCAACTTTATTCCTTATCTTACACCTTGAATTGTTTCGAATAGATTGTATATGACCATTGATATACAGTCTGTATAATTAAAAAGGCTCAGTAAAACATAATCTGCTTTACTGAGCTAATTAATTTTGAGCAATACCTATATACTTATTATATCAGTTTTAGTAATAGGAATCTAATCCCATCTCCCGGTATATTTCATTCAGGAAATCTTCACTACCCAATAATGCTGCAACACCTGCAATCATTAAGATAGCTAAAACAACAGTAATACCGGATAAAATAACTCCTACAATTGCCATTCCCTTACCGCCTGACTTCTTACTAAGGCTGACAATACCAAGAATAAGGCCAACAATCGATAAAGGTAAGCTTAGATAATAGCAGCAGCATAAAACCAGACCTACAATACCACATACTAAGGAAGCAATAGCTAAACCACTGCTCTTCTTTGGCTGATCATATTGAGTAGATGCGTCGTATTGATAGGAATACTGATATTGATTTGAATCAGTCTGATACTGATTCTGCTGCGGTTGTTGATATACCGGCTGTTGATATTGATTCTGCTCCGGATTATTTTGCTGTTGATTATTTTGATTAAAATTGTTGTCTTCAGGATTGTTATAATCTCCCATAATAAGGACCCCCTCGCTATAGTAAATATACAATTCAAAATTGCTATTCATATCCTACCATATTATACTATTTTCTTCAACAAGCTTTTTTAATTTGTTAAACATTTAATAAGCTAATATCATTATAATGCTATTAGTTAATACTATATTACATAAATAGCAATCGATTCACACTCCACATATACATAATTTCTTTATTTTTCGTACATAGTAACCTTGAGGTGATTATATGTCATATGTTGCTCCTGCTATCAGGGAAAAATTTGAAACACTTTCCGTCGACCTAAAAAATAACATATTAGAACGGAATGTGGAACTTTATACGATTCACGATTTAATCGATGTACTGGATCGTATCGTTAAGGAAGCTGAGGAAGAAGACAAGCAATAAGGATAATCTTCACAAGATTAAGGGCTGTTGCATAATACATTTACAGGGAATATGACTTACCATAATGCACTGTCGGAAGAACAGATTGCTGTATTTTGTGTGAATCATGCGATTATTTATATTTGCATGAGACATACAAAATCAGCAATATGTACTTCCGTCTGTGTGTGAGGTAAGTCATATTCCCTGCATGTATATTGTGCAACAGCCCCTTTTTCTTATATATAATGTATTAACTGTATCAGTCCCGCTGACAGAAGTGCTATGAAGAAGCCAATTATAATGCCTTTGCCAGCACCTATGGTATAAAAAAGGGGGTTACGATATTCTTCTACCATATCTTCTGTTCCAGGCACCCAGAATCTCTTACAATTCATAAAAATAGCCAAATCCAAAATAAATAAATCATATAAATTTGCAACAAAGAATAAGAAAAATACATAGAAAAATGCTTTTCCAAAGGTTGTAGCTCCTGAATAATATGCGACTACTGACAGGATAAATACAATCACTACAGCTCCCACTATTTTAACCAAGATATGATTTGATTCCTTTTTCTTTATTTTATCCTTATATTGCGGTAATGACTCCACCCTCTTTCTGACATTAACTGGAAATGACATGATCATACTAGCTGGATCCTTAGCCAAAGGGATTAATATAACGACTGTGAATATTGCACATAAGATTAAGCTTTCAATTAGAAATAACATATGGAATCCCCTTCTTTCTCAAATATATAATCTAATAACTGGTCTTGCATAAGCCTGATGTTTTCTTCTAAAACCTCCTGATGTAGAAACTCCTTATTTTCTACTGCTAAAGCCATGATTTTCTTCACGTCTAAATAATTCTTATACTTATCATCATTGACTATATCAGGTATCACATATCTATCCGTTGGATTTAAAGGTCTTTGTTTCTGTGCTCTTACTATAAATGGCAAAAAATAATTATTGACACTCAGTAATTTTAAATGTATAATTAACGACATTGATAGGGATGCATAATCATATTTAAATCAATGACGATTTGTAGGTTAGTAATGACAAACAAATCGTCCTTTTTATTTTCTTAGGATTATGCTCCTGTATTTATTTTTAAGAAAACGCAAGTTAATGTAGCTACTTTAATTGCTGCAAAGAGTAAAATTCATCAACTATAAGCATCAGTGAGAGACAAAGGTGTCTGAGGATGTAGATATACATCAGCAGACACCTTATTTGATGATTCATCAGAAATCACTCGTGTATATAAAATCAGGATTACTTCGAAGGATAAAATAAAGAATTCAGGAAATATTGTTATTATGATGTTTCCTCAGCACTTGTGTTATCTATGACACAAGGATTGGTTATCAGAGCTGGTCAGATTGGACCAGATGCGATTTATCATGCAGAAGTCGCATTTAATCACGCTATATTCCACATATTTGTATCAACATATCCAGATGGCCCTGTCGCTATGACAGGGCCGTCTCCCTTTATACGAAAAATAAGGGTTTCGTAAGTCATTATGTGATTTACGAAACCCTCTAGTTAATGTATTAGCTCGAATCTGCTATCGTTACTTAGAAACGATTAGCATCAGCTGCTTCCTGAATCGCAACTGCTACAGCTACCGTAGCACCAACCATCGGGTTATTACCCATACCGATCAGACCCATCATTTCAACGTGAGCCGGAACGGAGGAGGAACCTGCGAACTGAGCGTCAGAGTGCATTCTACCCATAGTATCTGTCATACCATAGGAAGCAGGACCAGCTGCCATGTTATCAGGATGTAATGTTCTACCTGTACCACCACCGGAAGCAACGGAGAAGTATTTCTTACCCATCTCGATACATTCCTTCTTGTAGGTACCTGCAACCGGATGCTGGAATCTGGTAGGATTGGTGGAGTTACCGGTAATAGATACGTCAACACCTTCCTTATGCATAATTGCAACACCTTCGGTTACATCATTAGCACCATAGCAGTTTACTGCTGCTCTAGGGCCATTGCTGTAAGATTTGCGGAATACTTCCTTAACCTTACCTGTATAATAATCCATCTCAGTCTCAACATAGGTAAAGCCGTTGATACGGGAGATAATCTGAGCTGCATCCTTACCAAGACCATTTAAGATTACTCTTAAGGGTTTCTTTCTAACCTTGTTCGCAGATTGAGCGATACCGATAGCACCCTCTGCTGCTGCGAAGGACTCATGTCCAGCTAAGAAGCAGAAGCAATCAGTGGACTCCTCCAATAACATCTTTCCAAGGTTACCATGGCCTAAGCCAACCTTTCTCTGATCAGCAACGGATCCAGGAATACAGAAAGCCTGTAAGCCTTCACCAATCGCTGCTGCTGCATCAGCAGCTCTTCTAGCGCCTTTTTTAATTGCAATAGCAGCACCTACTATGTATGCCCAGCTTGCATTCTCAAATGCAATCGGCTGAATACCTTTTACCATATTGTATACATCAAGACCGGCATCCTTTGTAATCTTCTCTGCTTCTTCGATGGAAGCGATGCCGTAGCTGTTTAATACAGCATTGATCTGGTTAATTCTTCTCTCATATGATTCAAATAAAGCCATTGTTATGTATCCTCCTTTACTATTCGTGTCTCGGGTCGATAATCTTCACAGCATCCGCAACACGTCCATATTGACCTTTGGACTTTTCATATGCGGTGTTTGGATCATCGCCTTTTTTGATGAAATCCATCATTTTGCCAAGGCTCACGAATTGATATCCGATAATTTCATTATCAGCATCAAGAGCGATACCGGTTACATAACCTTCTGCCATCTCAAGATAACGAGGTCCTTTTGCAAGTGTTCCGTACATGGTACCAACCTGGCTGCGAAGTCCTTTTCCTAAATCCTCTAAACCAGCACCAATCGGAAGACCGTCCTCAGAGAATGCACTCTGTGTTCTTCCGTAAACGATTTGTAAGAAAAGCTCTCTCATTGCTGTATTAATAGCATCACATACTAAGTCTGTGTTCAATGCCTCAAGAATAGTTCTACCTGGTAATATCTCTGCTGCCATCGCTGCGGAGTGTGTCATACCGGAGCAGCCTACTGTCTCTACTAATGCTTCCTGAATGATACCGTCCTTAACATTCAATGTTAATTTACAGGTACCTTGTTGCGGTGCACACCAGCCAATTCCATGTGTTAAGCCGGAGATATCTGTAACTTCCTTTGCCTTTACCCATTTTGCTTCTTCCGGAATAGGTGCAGCGCCATGGTTTACGCCCTGTGCAACCGGACACATCGTTTTTACTTCATGTGAATAAATCATGTTGTTAAAACTCCTTTCAATATACATAGTATCGTATTTCATTTTCTCTATTCGTTGCAAGAGAAAGCTTTACCCTTCACTTACAGTAAAGATAATGCATTCCTACGAAATAACACTTTATTGTTATTTACTTAACATATTTTCGCATAAAACTACCAATAAGTCCATAGTTTTTTTAGCAAAAGTTCTCTGTATTTACGGCAAGAAATTAATACTTTCCTACAATTTCTCCGGCTGTTTTATATATGCTCCTCTCCGGTACAAAGCCTCTCACCATAGAAAGGGGATAGATATTCGCATTTCTTCCTATGACAGTTCCGGGATTCAGTACACTGTTGCAACCTACTTCCACATAGTCACCCAGAATAGCACCGAATTTCTTCAGGCCTGTCTCAAGCTTTAGCTCTCCGGCTTTTACAGTAACCGGAGTCTTATCTGACTTCACATTGGAAGTAATGGATCCCGCTCCCATATGGGACTTGAAGCCCAGTACGGAATCTCCAACATAATTATAATGGGGTACCTGAACCTTATTGAACAGGATCACATTCTTTAGCTCAGTTGAATTGCCAACCACTGCACCTTCCCCCACAATGGCGCTGCCTCGAATAAAGGCACAATGCCTTACCTCTGCATCCTTACCGATAATTGCGGGTCCATTAATACAAGCGGTAGGGGCTACCTTGGCGGATTTGGCAATCCAGATATCCTCACCAACTTTATCATACTCATCAGCCGGTAAAGTGGCACCAATTGTGATAATTCCGTTCTTAATTTTGCTTAGTACCTCCCATGGATAGATGCAGCCTTCGAATAAATCCGCTGCAATGGTTTCCTTCAAATCAAATAATGACTTAATCATAAGCTGTTCCGACATGTCGAATACCCCCTATAGTTTACTTATCGTTTATATTCATTAATTGTTGACTACTCACAGTCTGCGTGCAATATGATCCATATGTCTGTGATCGGTGCCGCAGCATCCTCCGAAGATTTTTATATTGCTTATTGTACGTAATCTTATCATGTCTTCGGCTAAGGCTTCTGGTTCAGAGCTCTTCAAGTCTGTAGAATTATCTAATTCAGCATATGACAAAGGAGAAGTATTAGCCTGTATTCCCAAAAAACGGCTTTGCACCACATCATTCCTATTATACGGCTGTGATAGCGCCTCGTAAAGAATATTCGGATGCACACAGTTTGTCATATAGCATATTGGCTTATTCTCTGTTTGGCTATCAATTTCCTGAATGGCATCTGAAATCCTTGTTCCATCGATCAGTTTACCATCCTTTTGAATGGTAAAGCTGATGATATATGGTATACCCGTATCTGATATTACGTGAGCCATTCCTATGATCTCCGGTAAAGCAGGCATAATACCTGCATATAGAAAGTCCACATTTGCTTTATGGAACAGATCGACCTGCCATTTGTGAAATTCAATTGCTTCTTTCGTTGACAGTGCACCCTCTCCAGTATATGCATCTCCTTTACATCCAAGAAGTCCGCCTACATACATTTCTACGTCACTTTCTTTTTGTATGTTCTGAAGGAAGCTTGCATTATCCAGTATAATGGAAGAATCACAGCCTGCTTTCTCAACACGTTCCCGATTGGCACGGCGAGTAGGTGTCGTAGCTAAAAACGGCAGATTATATTTCCGCGCAATCGTAATATACTCCTGCCATATCGCTTTCAAAGCAGATGCACCATCCGTATTATATATCATTTTCGCTAATGCAACATCTTTATCAAAATCCAAATGATATTCTCGCTTCAGCCTCTCACCAAGAGCGCCTTCCATTAATATGCTGGCATGTTGTTCAATGCAATCTACAAAACTCATATCGTTTTCCTCATCATTCGATAATTCAGCTTCATCCGAAAGTAAAATCGATAAGCAGCTTATATACTATTATATACTAATTACTCCGTCTCACCAAGAGCTAAATCCTCATAAGGATTGCGTAACTATACTGTAGGAAATAGAGAGGCGGAGTTCACCAAAGATGTGTTTTAGAATTCACACCTATACTATACCTTTTTATATATTCTTTTACAAGCCCCATATATGGGCGTTAAACCATGCATATTTCCTTACATCAGCACTCACACTATGGCTTATACTTTCCATATACTTACCCAGTTCATTACGTTTATTCTTCTCAGAACGAAGAACCTCCTCACAGCTTATTATATCATTTTCTTCAGCTCCTGCAGCCTTTGTCTGCCTCCTCTGTTTTCTTACCAATTCCAGCATATCTCCACCATTATAATAATACGCTCTTAAATGTGCCATCTTATCTACACCCATCCTACTCCATCCCATTGGTCTTGAACTCATCCTTGAGGACAGCACATGACTGACATGGCCTTCTGCACTACATCCCACTATACCTTCTTTTTCTTCTAAACGAACTTTCACTGCAGACCAATTAGAGAGAATATATTCTTTACTCTCTTTGACTCTCTTTATGGTTGCTTCTCCGTCTGTAACCTTCAAAATCTTTTCTATCACTTTTTCGAATTCTCTCTTCGTCCCACTTCTCATCGTTTTATACATTTCCTGACGTGCTTCTTCAGCTGAATCCAGTAAATGTGATGTGGCTCGTATCATATACTTGCTTAAATGAAATTCATCCAGAACATAGGTAAGTCCGGCCAGTCTTCTTTTTCCTGCTTTTATCCACCCTCCTCCATCTCCATTTAGATATATTTTCTCGATGCTGTCTATATCGTAGTTACAACGTATATAGTCATACACCTCATCCCAAAGTTTACTATTATCTTCTCCAGAGTATGTGCCACAAAAGTAGTAAGGATTTATAAGCCGATTTCGTTTACTTTTCGGACCTTCTTTTTCTATTCCCTCATATACATAGACGATTTTGGTTATTATGCAGTTATTCTTCATATGATTATCATTTTTCACAAGATCACCTTTCCGTTCCCGGAATTGTAAGGATATATGATCTTCATCTGCGTCTATGTACAAGTATTTTACTTTTTTCTTATTAAGTAAATCTTTATATTCGTTTTGAAACTCAAGG
The nucleotide sequence above comes from Variimorphobacter saccharofermentans. Encoded proteins:
- a CDS encoding bifunctional homocysteine S-methyltransferase/methylenetetrahydrofolate reductase codes for the protein MKQYLKEHRLIPDGSMGTYYSLIKNQDRIISEYANITEPEVIKQIHKEYIKSGARLIRTNTFAANRTVLQRNKEEQRELVIAACQIAKKAVEESSTELMISERIWILGDIGPIPENADSNEKDILEEYRLLCDIFLEQGMDGIHFETFSSTNYIEKLAPYIKEKRQDMFLLTSFSVNKNGYSAAGISATRLMDKIAQIDEIDACGFNCGIGSGHMHQILQKVTFPEGKNSYAAPNAGYPEQMQNRMVFMDNARYFADNMKRIAELGIDIIGGCCGTTPEYIADINDMLRSNAYTPLVKQPRSRREMAAPAVKENTFYRLFDSKDKVIAVELDPPYDANIDQVMECAHKLKHSGADIITFADSPMGRSRVDSVLMSIKIAGETQLPVMPHICCRDRNMISMRSTLLGAYIHGIRNMLVVTGDPVPGESRVSTTGVFDYNSVQLMDYIREMNEEHFSDEPIFYGGALNYRRGTVDKVVDRMRRKMEAGAKYFLTQPIYSEEDVMRIRSIKERVDTKILCGIMPLVSYRNALFIKNEISGIHVPDHILNRYNPNMSREEAENVGASIAREIMDMLETVADGYYFMLPFNRVSLMDKIMRKEDMQ
- a CDS encoding DUF2752 domain-containing protein, with translation MNKMKLLKIITILIPVLMAMLFAVHEYILNWFINLPRCPAVRWFDIYCPACGNTRSTIALLHGDMLTSLRYNIVPLILAVLLLASYIELVTYSFGRHIRLLPRKLGFYIILIILLMAYFIIRNFIPYLTP
- a CDS encoding iron-sulfur cluster assembly scaffold protein codes for the protein MIYSHEVKTMCPVAQGVNHGAAPIPEEAKWVKAKEVTDISGLTHGIGWCAPQQGTCKLTLNVKDGIIQEALVETVGCSGMTHSAAMAAEILPGRTILEALNTDLVCDAINTAMRELFLQIVYGRTQSAFSEDGLPIGAGLEDLGKGLRSQVGTMYGTLAKGPRYLEMAEGYVTGIALDADNEIIGYQFVSLGKMMDFIKKGDDPNTAYEKSKGQYGRVADAVKIIDPRHE
- a CDS encoding molecular chaperone GroEL, translated to MSYVAPAIREKFETLSVDLKNNILERNVELYTIHDLIDVLDRIVKEAEEEDKQ
- a CDS encoding homocysteine S-methyltransferase family protein gives rise to the protein MTKKEFQSLVQSRIMFVDGATGSNLQQRGMPTGVCPEQWILDNPEVLIELQTEFLEAGSDIIFAPTFTANRIKLAEYGMAEKLEDFNRELVGLSYEAVKRYYSRCGSNRKVYIAADLTMTGVQVQPVGPLPFEELVDVYKQQLGYILPCGVDLIVIETMMSLQECRAALLAVKETCDLPVIISLTYNEMNRTIFGTDPKTAIIVLQSMGADAVGVNCSTGPDKMIEIVREMKRYAYIPIMAKPNAGIPKLVNGKTVFPLEAEDFAAEMEEIVKAGASIVGGCCGSTPRHIKQLVERVKNIQPPAISKAHIRALTTESKTVEIPLSGPFMIVGERINPTGKKDLQAELREENMSIVSRFAEEQVALGAQVLDINVGMNGIDEKQIMLLAMQEALLAADTPLCIDSSHVEVIEAALRLYPGRALINSISLEKAKYDNLIPIAKKYGAMFILLPLSDQGMPKNLEEKKQIIHTIIDRALECGLAKEDIIVDGLVNTVGANKNASIEALETIRYCKDELQLATIIGLSNISFGLPERQFINSTFLAFAIQAGLTMAIANPSQDLLMNTAFASDLLRGVEDGAERYIDRVTMRPATISVGSANQEKPEVQNVKEEEMKKNSSDLVPSVFEAVVKGKKKNIIALVEDALSTGIKPNELIEKTLIPAINEVGQLYESQRYFLPQLIAGAETMKMAIDYLEPLLQKENQESSKGTIVIATVAGDIHDIGKNLVSLMLKNYGYRVIDLGKDVPSETIIQTAIREKADIIALSALMTTTMVEMKRVVELAKENGVTSKIIIGGAVITDSYSIEIGADGYSPDAQSAVTLVSKILGNL
- a CDS encoding GGGtGRT protein encodes the protein MALFESYERRINQINAVLNSYGIASIEEAEKITKDAGLDVYNMVKGIQPIAFENASWAYIVGAAIAIKKGARRAADAAAAIGEGLQAFCIPGSVADQRKVGLGHGNLGKMLLEESTDCFCFLAGHESFAAAEGAIGIAQSANKVRKKPLRVILNGLGKDAAQIISRINGFTYVETEMDYYTGKVKEVFRKSYSNGPRAAVNCYGANDVTEGVAIMHKEGVDVSITGNSTNPTRFQHPVAGTYKKECIEMGKKYFSVASGGGTGRTLHPDNMAAGPASYGMTDTMGRMHSDAQFAGSSSVPAHVEMMGLIGMGNNPMVGATVAVAVAIQEAADANRF
- a CDS encoding DUF4190 domain-containing protein, yielding MGDYNNPEDNNFNQNNQQQNNPEQNQYQQPVYQQPQQNQYQTDSNQYQYSYQYDASTQYDQPKKSSGLAIASLVCGIVGLVLCCCYYLSLPLSIVGLILGIVSLSKKSGGKGMAIVGVILSGITVVLAILMIAGVAALLGSEDFLNEIYREMGLDSYY
- a CDS encoding acyltransferase → MSEQLMIKSLFDLKETIAADLFEGCIYPWEVLSKIKNGIITIGATLPADEYDKVGEDIWIAKSAKVAPTACINGPAIIGKDAEVRHCAFIRGSAIVGEGAVVGNSTELKNVILFNKVQVPHYNYVGDSVLGFKSHMGAGSITSNVKSDKTPVTVKAGELKLETGLKKFGAILGDYVEVGCNSVLNPGTVIGRNANIYPLSMVRGFVPERSIYKTAGEIVGKY